The sequence below is a genomic window from Sulfuracidifex metallicus DSM 6482 = JCM 9184.
CTCTACGACAAGGAAGTAAACATAGACTCACTAATAGATACTTTTGAATTAAAAAAGTATGAAAATAAGAAACTCAGAGAACTCTCTGGTGGCTATAAAAGGAGAGTCGGTCTAGCTTCAGCCTTAGCTGGAGATCCAAAGATACTCTTTCTGGACGAGCCAACTGTAGGATTAGATCCTAAGGCAAGGAGATCTTTGTGGGATATAATTAAAGGTCTAAAAGAGAAGGGAATAACGGTATTTCTAACTACACATTACTTGGACGAAGCAGAAAAGTTATCCGATACAGTTGTAGTGATTTATGATGGCAGAGTAGTAAGAAGAGGAAAGCCTGGAGAAATTATAGATGAGTTCAAGAAAGAGAATCTGGAAGACGCTTATCTTGAACTGCTAAAGAACTTAGAAGGTGAAAACAATGAATAGTATAAATCATATAATCAACACCACAGTAGCAATCTTAAAGGATAATTTAAGGAATAGGTTCGCATTGTTCTGGATAATTTTCTTTCCAGTTATTTTAGCTATACTTTTCCCTCTAGTATTTGGAGGAATAGGAAACGCAGTACACGTTACTGTAGACGTAAACGGATATAACGCTCAAGGAATAGCTGAAAGCCTTAATGAATCCAATATCTTTATCGGAGTCACTGGAATTAGTTATCAACAGGCTATGAAGCAAGGTTTCATTTACGTAAATGTGACTAACAATGGTAATGAGATAAATGCGTATACCAACCTTCAGGATAAACCATTAATACCTTCGTTAAAGGCTCTAATAGAAGAAGCTATATTAAAGCCAAACGTTAACTTCTCATCACAAGTTACTAGCAGTTATACCTTTAGCGATTACTTAATCTCTGGAATAATAGGCATAGTTTCCCTTTCTAACGGTCTCTTTGGTCTCATAGGAATAGCATCTGGATACTACAGAGACCGAATCGTGGAAAGATTAGCCGCATCTCCCTTAAGG
It includes:
- a CDS encoding ABC transporter ATP-binding protein — protein: MLAIDMKDVWKTYKNGIQALKGLNLQVESGEIFSLLGPNGAGKTTTVKVMSCILKYDRGNVKVLGKELPDSCGEILREVGIMPQEFQGFTDLTVRENLEYFSKLYDKEVNIDSLIDTFELKKYENKKLRELSGGYKRRVGLASALAGDPKILFLDEPTVGLDPKARRSLWDIIKGLKEKGITVFLTTHYLDEAEKLSDTVVVIYDGRVVRRGKPGEIIDEFKKENLEDAYLELLKNLEGENNE
- a CDS encoding ABC transporter permease; the encoded protein is MNHIINTTVAILKDNLRNRFALFWIIFFPVILAILFPLVFGGIGNAVHVTVDVNGYNAQGIAESLNESNIFIGVTGISYQQAMKQGFIYVNVTNNGNEINAYTNLQDKPLIPSLKALIEEAILKPNVNFSSQVTSSYTFSDYLISGIIGIVSLSNGLFGLIGIASGYYRDRIVERLAASPLRSIEWSISLILYVVIITIISTSAVLLTGIIFGFLPIANIAFLGFLIVSTMMFGALGAVIYGLTPKEKLFVAQSVVSALIFPLMFLSNAFFPVSTFPSIIRPFVEYQPLSLIDSVIRDLTIYGVIPNLTLVGSIIAITIVLNVIAGRLLRLRETGF